One Cellulomonas soli DNA window includes the following coding sequences:
- the mtrA gene encoding MtrAB system response regulator MtrA yields MKGRVLVVDDDTALAEMIGIVLRSEGFEPLFCEDGDEAIGVFRSTQPDLVLLDLMLPGKDGNEVCRLIRAESGVPIVMLTAKSDTVDVVLGLESGADDYISKPFKPKELVARVRARLRRTDEPAPEHLSIGDVSIDVPGHRVERAGRPVSLTPLEFDLLVALARKPWQVFTREVLLEKVWGYRHAADTRLVNVHVQRLRSKIETDPERPEIVVTVRGVGYKAGVGAG; encoded by the coding sequence ATGAAGGGTCGCGTGCTGGTGGTCGACGACGACACTGCCCTGGCGGAGATGATCGGTATCGTCCTGCGTTCGGAGGGCTTCGAACCGCTGTTCTGCGAGGACGGCGACGAGGCGATCGGGGTGTTCCGCTCGACGCAGCCGGACCTCGTGCTGCTCGACCTCATGCTGCCCGGCAAGGACGGCAACGAGGTGTGCCGGCTGATCCGTGCCGAGTCGGGCGTGCCGATCGTCATGCTCACGGCCAAGAGCGACACGGTCGACGTCGTGCTGGGCCTGGAGTCCGGGGCGGACGACTACATCTCCAAGCCGTTCAAGCCCAAGGAGCTGGTCGCCCGCGTGCGCGCACGGCTGCGCCGTACCGACGAGCCCGCCCCCGAGCACCTGTCCATCGGTGACGTGTCGATCGACGTGCCCGGCCATCGTGTCGAGCGGGCCGGTCGCCCGGTGTCGCTGACGCCGCTCGAGTTCGACCTGCTCGTGGCGCTGGCCCGCAAGCCGTGGCAGGTCTTCACCCGTGAGGTGCTGCTCGAGAAGGTCTGGGGCTACCGGCACGCGGCGGACACGCGGCTGGTCAACGTGCACGTGCAGCGGCTGCGCTCGAAGATCGAGACCGACCCCGAGCGGCCCGAGATCGTCGTGACGGTGCGCGGCGTCGGCTACAAGGCGGGCGTGGGCGCGGGGTGA
- a CDS encoding AAA family ATPase has protein sequence MASPVAPAAPAAPVAPPSVSVELRDALGAVRTEVAKAVVGQDAAVSGLVIALLCRGHVLLEGVPGVAKTLLVRALSAALDLRTTRVQFTPDLMPGDVTGSLVYDARTAEFSFREGPVFTNLLLADEINRTPPKTQASLLEAMEERQVSVDGTPRPLPDPFLVIATQNPVEYEGTYPLPEAQLDRFLLKLTLPLPAREEEVEVLARHASGFDPRDLRGAGVRPVAGIELLARARAEVAQVQVSREVLGYAVDVCRATRESPSLSLGVSPRGATALLATARAWAWLSGRGYVTPDDVKALAHPTLRHRVQLRAEAELEGVTTESVLDTVLASVPVPR, from the coding sequence GTGGCGAGCCCTGTCGCACCGGCCGCACCGGCCGCACCGGTCGCACCGCCGTCCGTGTCCGTGGAGCTGCGTGACGCGCTCGGCGCCGTGCGGACGGAGGTGGCCAAGGCCGTCGTGGGCCAGGACGCAGCCGTCAGCGGGCTCGTCATCGCGCTGCTGTGCCGCGGTCACGTCCTGCTCGAGGGCGTCCCGGGTGTCGCCAAGACCCTCCTGGTCAGGGCCCTGTCGGCCGCGCTCGACCTGCGCACCACGCGGGTGCAGTTCACGCCGGACCTCATGCCGGGCGACGTCACCGGGTCGCTGGTCTACGACGCGCGCACGGCGGAGTTCTCGTTCCGCGAGGGTCCCGTCTTCACCAACCTTCTGCTCGCGGACGAGATCAACCGCACGCCCCCGAAGACGCAGGCCTCGCTGCTCGAGGCGATGGAGGAGCGGCAGGTCTCGGTCGACGGCACGCCGCGCCCCCTGCCGGACCCGTTCCTGGTGATCGCGACCCAGAACCCGGTCGAGTACGAGGGCACGTACCCGCTCCCCGAGGCCCAGCTCGACCGGTTCCTGCTCAAGCTGACGCTGCCGCTGCCCGCACGCGAGGAGGAGGTCGAGGTGCTCGCCCGGCACGCCTCGGGCTTCGACCCGCGCGACCTGCGCGGCGCCGGGGTCCGACCCGTGGCCGGCATCGAGCTGCTGGCACGCGCCCGGGCCGAGGTCGCGCAGGTGCAGGTCTCACGCGAGGTGCTCGGCTACGCCGTGGACGTGTGCCGCGCGACGCGTGAGTCGCCCTCGCTCTCGCTGGGTGTCTCGCCCCGTGGTGCGACCGCGCTGCTGGCGACCGCCCGTGCCTGGGCGTGGCTGTCCGGCCGCGGCTACGTGACCCCCGACGACGTCAAGGCGCTCGCGCACCCCACGTTGCGGCACCGGGTGCAGCTGCGGGCCGAGGCCGAGCTCGAGGGCGTCACCACGGAGAGCGTGCTCGACACCGTGCTCGCCTCCGTCCCCGTGCCCCGCTGA
- the mtrB gene encoding MtrAB system histidine kinase MtrB, which produces MSTFRAGSGTGRRWRLWRLRIGRRARAVPRAWRSSLQLRTIVSTLALGLVALLVVGWYVGERTRDGLFLARVDQVLDESARSTQEAQDSFDASTAKTGSEVQRLLQGVVEAQRLGGSGDREVFLLRAPGQISPVTAGSAASDASLVDLVSKELKDATAEGGQHWQSVALPVGTADAPAVVVGQDVDVPVVGTYQLFFLYSLETEQDRLDFLQRTLALAAMVLVGLLGGMTWLVTRQTVHPVRRAALVAERFADGHLTERMPARGQDEMATLARSFNGMAESLQDQILRMEELSALQRRFVSDVSHELRTPLTTIRMAGEVIHGSREDFEPAVKRSAELLAMQLDRFEDLLADLLEISRFDAGAAMLDAEGRDVRDVVLQAVENVAPLAERRGSWLRVSLPDDRCAADLDPRRVERILRNLLVNAVEHADGSAVEITVGADAHAVAVTVRDHGVGMTADEADHVFDRFWRADPARARTTGGTGLGLAISLEDAHLHGGWLEAWGRPGRGACFRLTLPRRAGIRLTGSPLPLVPVEPDLPLARVSEPRRPGTDPAALPELGHGTADDDLEVP; this is translated from the coding sequence GTGAGCACGTTTCGCGCCGGCTCGGGCACGGGTCGTCGGTGGCGTCTGTGGCGGCTGCGGATCGGTCGTCGGGCGAGGGCGGTCCCGCGGGCCTGGCGGAGCTCGTTGCAGCTGCGGACGATCGTCTCGACGCTTGCGCTCGGGCTGGTCGCGCTGCTCGTGGTCGGCTGGTACGTGGGCGAGCGGACGCGCGACGGCCTGTTCCTCGCACGCGTCGACCAGGTGCTCGACGAGAGCGCACGCAGCACCCAGGAGGCTCAGGACTCCTTCGACGCCTCGACGGCCAAGACCGGCAGCGAGGTGCAGCGGCTCCTCCAGGGCGTCGTGGAGGCGCAGCGGCTCGGCGGGTCCGGCGACCGTGAGGTGTTCCTGCTGCGTGCTCCCGGGCAGATCTCCCCGGTGACCGCGGGGTCCGCCGCGTCGGACGCCTCCCTGGTGGACCTGGTGAGCAAGGAGCTCAAGGACGCGACCGCCGAGGGCGGGCAGCACTGGCAGTCGGTCGCGCTGCCCGTCGGGACCGCGGACGCCCCCGCGGTCGTCGTGGGTCAGGACGTCGACGTGCCCGTCGTCGGCACCTACCAGCTGTTCTTCCTGTACAGCCTGGAGACCGAGCAGGACCGGCTGGACTTCCTGCAGCGCACGCTCGCGCTCGCGGCGATGGTGCTCGTCGGCCTGCTGGGCGGCATGACGTGGCTCGTGACCCGCCAGACGGTGCACCCGGTGCGCCGCGCGGCGCTCGTCGCCGAGCGGTTCGCCGACGGTCACCTGACCGAGCGCATGCCGGCCCGCGGGCAGGACGAGATGGCGACCCTCGCCCGGTCGTTCAACGGCATGGCCGAGAGCCTGCAGGACCAGATCCTGCGCATGGAGGAGCTCTCGGCGTTGCAGCGACGGTTCGTCTCGGACGTCTCGCACGAGCTGCGGACGCCGCTCACCACGATCCGGATGGCCGGCGAGGTCATCCACGGGTCCCGCGAGGACTTCGAACCCGCGGTGAAACGCTCCGCCGAGCTGCTGGCCATGCAGCTCGACCGGTTCGAGGACCTGCTGGCCGACCTGCTGGAGATCAGCCGGTTCGACGCGGGCGCCGCGATGCTCGACGCGGAGGGGCGTGACGTGCGCGACGTGGTGCTGCAGGCCGTCGAGAACGTCGCGCCCCTGGCCGAGCGCCGTGGGTCGTGGCTGCGCGTGTCGCTGCCCGACGACCGGTGCGCGGCCGACCTGGACCCGCGTCGGGTCGAGCGGATCCTGCGCAACCTGCTCGTCAACGCGGTCGAGCACGCCGACGGGAGCGCGGTCGAGATCACGGTCGGTGCGGATGCGCACGCGGTCGCCGTGACCGTGCGTGACCACGGCGTCGGCATGACGGCCGACGAGGCCGACCACGTGTTCGACCGGTTCTGGCGCGCCGATCCCGCGCGCGCACGCACGACCGGGGGCACCGGGCTCGGCCTGGCGATCTCGCTGGAGGACGCGCACCTGCACGGCGGCTGGCTCGAGGCGTGGGGGCGTCCGGGCCGGGGTGCGTGCTTCCGGCTGACGTTGCCTCGCCGGGCCGGCATCCGCCTGACCGGCTCGCCGCTGCCGCTCGTCCCGGTCGAGCCGGACCTGCCGCTGGCGCGGGTGAGCGAGCCGCGTCGACCGGGCACCGACCCCGCGGCGCTGCCCGAGCTGGGGCACGGCACGGCCGACGACGACCTGGAGGTGCCATGA
- a CDS encoding Trm112 family protein, translated as MGDTATAPGLEPWARDLLRCPVTGATLVDATGPDGTPELVSTDPENPLAYPVRDGVPVLLADEARPVKVG; from the coding sequence ATGGGTGACACCGCAACGGCCCCGGGCCTGGAGCCCTGGGCGCGGGACCTGCTGCGTTGCCCGGTGACGGGAGCGACGCTCGTCGACGCCACCGGACCGGACGGGACGCCCGAGCTGGTCTCGACCGACCCCGAGAACCCGCTGGCGTACCCGGTGCGCGACGGCGTCCCGGTGCTGCTGGCCGACGAGGCTCGTCCCGTGAAGGTCGGCTGA
- a CDS encoding cation diffusion facilitator family transporter, producing the protein MAHGGGNRAIIAALSANLGIALTKFVAYLLTMSSSMLAESVHSLADSGNQLLLLLGGRRSTRAADEQHPFGYGRERYVYAFIVSIVLFSVGGLFALYEAWHKWQDPHPIEGRWWWVPLLVLVIAIGLEGYSFRTAIHESNHTRGSRSWPQFVRTAKAPELPVVLLEDAGALVGLVLALFGVSLTLLTEDGRWDAAGTAGIGLLLVVIAVVLALETKSLLLGESATVEDVRAVQAALVGEGVASVIHLRTLHLGPEELLVAAKIEVDAADDAASIARAIDAAEARVRAAVPIATVIYLEPDLRRVAASGV; encoded by the coding sequence ATGGCGCACGGCGGCGGCAACCGGGCGATCATCGCGGCGCTGTCGGCGAACCTCGGCATCGCGCTGACGAAGTTCGTCGCGTACCTGCTGACGATGTCGAGCTCGATGCTGGCCGAGTCGGTGCACTCGCTCGCCGACTCCGGCAACCAGCTCCTCCTGCTGCTCGGTGGTCGCCGCTCGACGCGCGCGGCGGACGAGCAGCACCCGTTCGGGTACGGGCGTGAGCGGTACGTCTACGCATTCATCGTCTCGATCGTGCTGTTCTCCGTCGGTGGCCTGTTCGCGCTGTACGAGGCGTGGCACAAGTGGCAGGACCCGCACCCGATCGAGGGGCGCTGGTGGTGGGTGCCGCTGCTCGTCCTCGTCATCGCGATCGGCCTCGAGGGCTACTCGTTCCGCACGGCCATCCACGAGTCGAACCACACCCGGGGCAGCCGGTCGTGGCCGCAGTTCGTGCGCACGGCCAAGGCGCCCGAGCTGCCCGTGGTCCTGCTCGAGGACGCAGGCGCGCTCGTCGGCCTGGTGCTCGCCCTCTTCGGCGTGTCGCTGACCCTGCTGACCGAGGACGGTCGATGGGACGCGGCTGGTACCGCAGGGATCGGGCTGCTGCTGGTCGTGATCGCCGTTGTCCTCGCGCTGGAGACCAAGTCGCTGCTGCTCGGCGAGTCGGCCACCGTCGAGGACGTCCGCGCGGTCCAGGCGGCACTGGTGGGCGAGGGGGTGGCGTCGGTGATCCATTTGCGCACGCTGCACCTCGGTCCCGAGGAGCTGCTCGTGGCCGCGAAGATCGAGGTCGACGCCGCCGACGACGCCGCGTCGATCGCCCGTGCCATCGACGCGGCCGAGGCGCGCGTGCGTGCCGCAGTGCCGATCGCGACGGTCATCTACCTCGAGCCCGACCTGCGTCGGGTGGCGGCCTCGGGCGTCTGA
- a CDS encoding DUF4129 domain-containing protein, producing the protein MRTPGTVALLARLPQVGSDVPVDPDASTAQKWAADELTRAEYHHGRSLLARLVDWIQAQFDGLPSVGLPPWQAAVVVVAVLVVIALAALWVTGPVRVNRTRRAAAEVLSRDDTRTAAQLRAAADAAAAIGDHRLAVLERFRALVRSLEERTVLEVRPGRTAHEVADEAGRRLPAVADDLVRAGHLFDDVAYGSASADAEDDRWVRELDERTRSLRPGLPADLVAAASAPADSTDGDR; encoded by the coding sequence GTGAGGACGCCCGGCACGGTCGCGCTCCTGGCGCGCCTGCCGCAGGTCGGTTCCGACGTACCCGTCGACCCCGACGCGTCGACCGCGCAGAAGTGGGCCGCGGACGAGCTGACCCGGGCCGAGTACCACCACGGTCGCTCGCTGCTGGCGCGGCTGGTCGACTGGATCCAGGCGCAGTTCGACGGGCTCCCCTCGGTGGGCCTCCCGCCGTGGCAGGCCGCCGTGGTCGTCGTGGCGGTGCTCGTCGTCATCGCCCTCGCCGCACTGTGGGTCACCGGGCCGGTCCGCGTGAACCGCACGCGCCGGGCGGCGGCAGAGGTGCTCTCGCGCGACGACACCCGCACGGCCGCCCAGCTGCGGGCCGCCGCGGACGCCGCCGCGGCGATCGGGGACCACCGGCTCGCGGTGCTCGAACGGTTCCGCGCGCTCGTGCGCTCGCTCGAGGAACGCACCGTGCTCGAGGTGCGGCCCGGACGGACCGCCCACGAGGTGGCCGACGAGGCCGGGCGGCGACTGCCGGCCGTGGCGGACGACCTCGTGCGTGCCGGGCACCTCTTCGACGACGTCGCGTACGGCTCGGCCTCCGCCGATGCCGAGGACGACCGCTGGGTGCGTGAGCTCGACGAGCGCACCCGCAGCCTGCGGCCCGGTCTGCCCGCCGACCTCGTGGCCGCGGCCTCCGCACCGGCCGACAGCACGGACGGTGACCGGTGA
- a CDS encoding RDD family protein encodes MDEGIVTGEGVLLDARPASFASRVLGAVLDLLLLALVGLVAIIVLTTADWSPSEEVARILGILVTATVMVIAPTTVDTLTRGRSLGKRIAGIRIVRDDGGPIVFRQAFVRALVGVVELWATLGSVALISSIVHPQGKRLGDMLAGTYAVRVRGKAPVRPLVPMPYALLGWAQHADIARLPDGLALAVRQFVVRAAGLHPASRVELGTQLTAQVQRYVRPLPPPGTHPEAFLAAVLAERRVRELRSGHRAAAREAEEAVLLHRLPHGVPDPVD; translated from the coding sequence ATGGACGAGGGCATCGTCACCGGCGAGGGCGTGCTGCTCGACGCCCGTCCGGCGTCCTTCGCCTCCCGGGTGCTCGGCGCGGTGCTCGACCTGCTGCTGCTCGCCCTCGTGGGTCTCGTCGCGATCATCGTGCTCACGACCGCCGACTGGTCGCCCTCCGAGGAGGTCGCCCGCATCCTGGGGATCCTGGTCACCGCGACCGTGATGGTGATCGCACCCACGACCGTGGACACGCTCACCCGAGGCCGCTCGCTCGGCAAGCGCATCGCGGGCATCCGCATCGTGCGGGACGACGGCGGCCCGATCGTGTTCCGCCAGGCGTTCGTCCGTGCCCTGGTCGGCGTCGTCGAGCTGTGGGCCACCCTCGGGTCGGTCGCGCTGATCTCCTCGATCGTGCACCCGCAGGGCAAGCGGCTCGGGGACATGCTGGCCGGCACCTACGCGGTGCGGGTCCGCGGCAAGGCGCCGGTCCGTCCCCTCGTGCCCATGCCGTACGCGCTGCTCGGATGGGCGCAGCACGCCGACATCGCCCGGCTGCCGGACGGTCTCGCGCTCGCCGTGCGGCAGTTCGTCGTCCGGGCGGCCGGCCTGCACCCCGCCTCGAGGGTCGAGCTGGGCACGCAGCTGACGGCCCAGGTGCAGCGCTACGTGCGCCCGCTGCCTCCGCCGGGCACGCACCCCGAGGCGTTCCTGGCGGCCGTTCTGGCGGAGCGCCGGGTGCGCGAGCTGCGCTCCGGGCACCGGGCGGCCGCGCGCGAGGCCGAGGAGGCCGTCCTGCTGCACCGGCTCCCGCACGGGGTTCCGGACCCCGTCGACTGA
- a CDS encoding DUF4350 domain-containing protein, with product MPLALLAAVVLVGLLAALPEPRTSTVPVAPDNTAAGGARAAAQILRRQGVDVRFVRTTADAVAAADAGTTLLVVRDALLSDTQVEALADTPADLVLLAPGWSLPWFTDQITSAGWLSDAPTVRSASCTDADATAAGTITASGALMATGPDATICFPGAEDAPGTGAYAVVEGARRVAVLSDVTPLTNEALADEGNAALVLRLLGRHDTLVWYVPSLSDTGTTEATGPSLTDLLPPAAPVAALQLLLVALVTALWRGRRLGRLVTEPLPVVVRSAETTRGRGRLYRRGRSRGHAAAALRAGAATRAARRLGLPRSAPATAVIDALTLATGRDRVEIAALLYGPPPTDDAALTRLAHDLDHLESEVHRS from the coding sequence ATGCCGCTCGCCCTGCTCGCCGCCGTGGTGCTCGTGGGCCTCCTGGCCGCGCTGCCCGAACCCCGCACCTCGACCGTGCCGGTGGCACCCGACAACACCGCGGCCGGGGGTGCGCGCGCCGCCGCGCAGATCCTGCGCCGCCAGGGCGTCGACGTGCGGTTCGTGCGCACGACGGCCGACGCGGTGGCCGCCGCGGACGCGGGCACGACGTTGCTCGTCGTGCGCGACGCCCTGCTCTCCGACACCCAGGTCGAGGCCTTGGCCGACACCCCGGCCGATCTCGTGCTGCTCGCGCCGGGGTGGAGCCTTCCGTGGTTCACCGACCAGATCACCTCGGCCGGATGGCTCTCCGACGCGCCGACCGTGCGCAGCGCGTCGTGCACCGACGCCGACGCCACCGCGGCGGGCACCATCACCGCGTCGGGCGCGCTCATGGCCACCGGGCCGGACGCCACGATCTGCTTCCCCGGGGCCGAGGACGCGCCCGGCACCGGCGCGTACGCGGTGGTCGAAGGCGCCCGCCGCGTCGCCGTGCTCAGCGACGTCACACCGCTGACCAACGAGGCGCTCGCCGACGAGGGCAACGCGGCGCTCGTCCTTCGACTCCTCGGCCGCCACGACACGCTCGTCTGGTACGTGCCCTCGCTGTCCGACACCGGCACGACCGAGGCCACCGGCCCCTCGCTGACCGACCTGCTCCCGCCGGCCGCACCCGTGGCCGCGCTGCAGCTGCTGCTCGTCGCCCTGGTGACCGCGCTCTGGCGCGGACGTCGTCTCGGGCGGCTGGTGACCGAGCCGCTGCCCGTCGTCGTGCGCTCCGCGGAGACCACGCGCGGACGCGGCCGGCTGTACCGGCGCGGACGCAGCCGGGGACATGCCGCCGCCGCGCTGCGGGCTGGTGCCGCGACCCGCGCGGCCCGACGCCTGGGGCTCCCCCGCTCCGCGCCCGCCACCGCGGTCATCGACGCGCTCACCCTCGCCACCGGGCGCGACCGGGTCGAGATCGCCGCCCTGCTGTACGGACCACCACCGACCGACGACGCCGCGCTGACCCGCCTGGCGCACGACCTTGACCACCTGGAGAGCGAGGTTCACCGATCGTGA
- a CDS encoding DUF58 domain-containing protein, with translation MTITWRAVALTALGLPAAFLVPVPGTVLLWAFVVVLACALDAGLAGSPRTVAVSRDVPSAVRLTEPARSTLTLTNLGRRTVRALVRDAWQPSAGAVTDRHVAALPPGEGTRLTTVLVPSRRGDLHADRVTIRSTGPLGLAGRQASLTVPGRLRVLPEFASRRHLPSRLARLRELDGRSAVQIRGAGTEFDSLREYVVGDDVRSIDWRATARRADVVVRTWRPERDRRVMIVLDTSRTSAARVLDAPRLDASIEAALLLSALASRAGDRVELVAHDRRLRARVAGASGPRLMTAVADALAVVEPALVETDWPAVVSTVRERMSQRSLVVLLTALEPSAVEQGLLGVADQLTSRHQVVLASVRDPEVEELRQGRADAAAVYDAAAAERGELERAAVALRLRQRGVEVVDALPDKLAPALADTYLALKAAGRL, from the coding sequence ATGACGATCACGTGGCGCGCCGTCGCCCTGACGGCGCTCGGGCTGCCCGCGGCGTTCCTGGTCCCGGTGCCCGGCACGGTCCTGCTGTGGGCGTTCGTCGTCGTGCTGGCGTGCGCCCTGGACGCCGGGTTGGCGGGCTCCCCCCGGACCGTGGCGGTCAGCCGTGACGTGCCCTCGGCGGTCCGGCTGACCGAGCCGGCCCGGTCCACGCTCACCCTGACGAACCTGGGACGACGCACCGTGCGGGCCCTCGTGCGCGACGCGTGGCAGCCCTCCGCCGGTGCCGTGACCGACCGGCACGTGGCCGCGCTGCCGCCCGGCGAGGGCACCCGGCTGACGACGGTGCTCGTGCCGAGCCGCCGTGGCGACCTGCACGCCGACCGGGTGACGATCCGCTCGACCGGACCGTTGGGCCTGGCGGGCCGGCAGGCGTCCCTGACCGTTCCCGGTCGGCTGCGCGTGCTGCCCGAGTTCGCCTCGCGTCGGCACCTGCCGAGCAGGCTGGCCCGGTTGCGCGAGCTCGACGGAAGGTCCGCCGTGCAGATCCGCGGAGCCGGCACCGAGTTCGACTCGCTGCGCGAGTACGTCGTCGGTGACGACGTCCGGTCGATCGACTGGCGCGCCACCGCCCGTCGGGCGGACGTCGTGGTGCGCACGTGGCGCCCGGAGCGCGACCGGCGGGTGATGATCGTGCTCGACACGTCCCGCACGTCGGCCGCGCGCGTCCTCGACGCCCCCCGGCTGGACGCGTCGATCGAGGCGGCGCTGCTGCTGTCCGCGCTCGCGTCCCGCGCAGGTGACCGCGTCGAGCTCGTCGCGCACGACCGCCGGTTGCGTGCTCGGGTCGCGGGCGCCTCGGGCCCCCGGCTCATGACCGCGGTCGCGGACGCGCTGGCGGTCGTCGAGCCGGCGCTCGTCGAGACCGACTGGCCCGCGGTCGTCTCGACGGTGCGCGAGCGGATGAGCCAGCGTTCCCTCGTCGTCCTGCTGACCGCGCTCGAGCCGTCGGCCGTCGAGCAGGGGCTGCTGGGCGTCGCGGACCAGCTGACCTCCCGGCACCAGGTGGTGCTGGCCTCCGTGCGTGACCCCGAGGTCGAGGAGCTGCGGCAGGGCCGTGCCGATGCGGCGGCCGTGTACGACGCGGCCGCGGCCGAGCGAGGGGAGCTCGAGCGGGCCGCCGTGGCCCTGCGTCTGCGCCAGCGCGGGGTCGAGGTCGTCGACGCACTGCCCGACAAGCTCGCACCGGCGCTCGCCGACACCTACCTCGCGCTCAAGGCCGCCGGGCGCCTCTGA
- a CDS encoding stage II sporulation protein M translates to MDLDAFTETRTPAWLRLDDLAGRRRLTGAESDELVRLYQAVATDLSAIRSSAPDPETVTRLSQLLARARAAIAGAHEPSLRDVSRFVVVTLPAALHRIRWWTMSVMVAFVAVAVVAGWWVATQPEALAVMGTPSQQQEYVDNAFAQYYDPGAGFAAMVWTNNAWLTAVCVGAGITGVIPLYLLASNAIQVGATGGMMAAHGHLDVFLQLIAPHGMLELTAIFVAGAAGLRLFWTWIDPGPRTRTRALAQEGRSLLTVAIGLVGVLGVSGLIEGFVTGSALAWWLKIVIGALALAAFWAYVLVLGGRAAAAGETGDLDDDRAGYVAAQVG, encoded by the coding sequence ATGGATCTCGACGCGTTCACCGAGACCCGCACGCCTGCGTGGCTGCGGCTCGACGACCTGGCCGGCCGTCGCCGGCTCACCGGCGCCGAGTCCGACGAGCTCGTCCGGCTGTACCAGGCCGTCGCCACGGACCTGTCGGCGATCCGCTCGAGCGCACCCGACCCCGAGACCGTGACCCGGCTGTCCCAGCTGCTGGCCCGCGCGCGGGCGGCCATCGCCGGGGCGCACGAGCCGTCGCTGCGCGACGTCAGCCGGTTCGTCGTCGTCACGCTGCCCGCGGCGCTGCACCGCATCCGGTGGTGGACCATGTCGGTCATGGTCGCGTTCGTGGCGGTCGCGGTCGTCGCCGGCTGGTGGGTCGCGACGCAGCCCGAGGCGCTCGCCGTGATGGGGACCCCGTCCCAGCAGCAGGAGTACGTCGACAACGCCTTCGCGCAGTACTACGACCCGGGGGCCGGCTTCGCCGCGATGGTGTGGACCAACAACGCCTGGCTCACGGCCGTGTGCGTCGGCGCCGGCATCACCGGTGTCATCCCGCTCTACCTGCTGGCCTCGAACGCGATCCAGGTCGGCGCGACGGGCGGCATGATGGCCGCGCACGGGCACCTCGACGTGTTCCTGCAGCTCATCGCCCCGCACGGCATGCTCGAGCTGACCGCGATCTTCGTGGCGGGTGCGGCCGGCCTGCGGCTCTTCTGGACGTGGATCGACCCGGGCCCACGCACGCGGACGAGGGCGCTCGCGCAGGAGGGGCGTTCGCTGCTCACCGTGGCCATCGGGCTCGTCGGCGTGCTGGGTGTCTCCGGTCTGATCGAGGGGTTCGTGACCGGGTCGGCGCTGGCGTGGTGGCTCAAGATCGTGATCGGGGCGCTCGCGCTCGCGGCCTTCTGGGCCTACGTGCTGGTGCTCGGCGGTCGGGCCGCCGCGGCGGGCGAGACCGGCGACCTGGACGACGACCGGGCGGGGTACGTCGCGGCCCAGGTGGGCTGA
- a CDS encoding winged helix DNA-binding domain-containing protein yields the protein MDTAHVIGRRELNRALLARQGLLVRRPGAASGTVDHLVGVQAQNVGSPYVALWSRVEGFTHADLGAALEGRTAARIAAMRGTIHLLGAADALLLPGLVGDLFARDLTRNVAHRDALRAVDLAELTARARALVEERPRVTTELGALLAERWPEVPPTTLAYAARGTLPLVQVPPRGVWGRSGATTWTTATSWFGPELVGAAPDLADPDVRAAQLERLVLRYLAAFGPASVADLQTWSGLTGLRTVVERLRPRLVTFRTAPGEGPARGRELVDLPDAPRPPADVPAPARFLPDLDNALLSHADRSRVVGEDARTRLRSPNGVLPGTVLIDGTVGAVWSVARSRLGPREGARGTRELATLTVTPLRPTRPAALREVVAEGERLVRFVADDADEHAVAVGPS from the coding sequence ATGGACACCGCCCACGTGATCGGTCGCCGGGAGCTCAACCGTGCTCTGCTGGCCCGGCAGGGCCTGCTCGTCCGCCGCCCGGGCGCCGCGTCAGGCACGGTGGACCATCTCGTGGGCGTGCAGGCGCAGAACGTCGGCTCGCCCTACGTCGCCCTGTGGAGCCGCGTCGAGGGCTTCACCCACGCCGACCTCGGCGCAGCGCTCGAGGGGCGAACCGCCGCGCGGATCGCCGCCATGCGCGGGACGATCCATCTGCTCGGCGCGGCCGACGCGCTCCTGCTGCCCGGCTTGGTCGGCGACCTGTTCGCCCGGGACCTGACCCGCAACGTGGCCCACCGGGACGCTCTGCGCGCCGTCGACCTCGCGGAGCTGACCGCGCGAGCCCGGGCTCTGGTCGAGGAACGGCCACGCGTCACCACGGAGCTCGGTGCGCTGCTCGCCGAGCGGTGGCCCGAGGTCCCTCCGACGACCCTGGCGTACGCCGCCCGGGGCACGCTGCCGCTCGTGCAGGTGCCGCCGCGCGGGGTGTGGGGACGTTCCGGTGCCACCACGTGGACGACGGCCACGTCCTGGTTCGGACCTGAGCTCGTGGGCGCCGCACCGGACCTCGCCGACCCGGACGTGCGCGCCGCGCAGCTCGAGCGGCTGGTGCTGCGCTACCTCGCGGCGTTCGGCCCCGCGAGCGTCGCCGACCTGCAGACCTGGTCCGGGCTGACGGGCCTGCGGACCGTCGTCGAGCGGCTGCGGCCCCGGCTGGTCACGTTCCGCACCGCCCCGGGCGAGGGCCCCGCACGCGGCCGCGAGCTCGTGGACCTGCCCGACGCCCCTCGACCCCCCGCGGACGTGCCCGCACCGGCCCGGTTCCTGCCCGACCTGGACAACGCGCTGCTCTCGCACGCCGACCGGTCCCGGGTGGTCGGTGAGGACGCGCGGACCAGGCTGCGCAGCCCGAACGGCGTGCTGCCGGGCACTGTGCTGATCGACGGCACGGTCGGCGCCGTGTGGTCGGTCGCCCGCTCACGCCTGGGCCCTCGGGAAGGAGCACGAGGGACGCGCGAGCTCGCGACCCTGACGGTCACGCCGCTGCGCCCGACGCGTCCGGCCGCGTTGCGGGAGGTCGTGGCCGAGGGAGAACGGCTCGTGCGCTTCGTGGCGGACGACGCCGACGAGCACGCCGTGGCCGTCGGCCCGTCCTGA